From Salipiger profundus, a single genomic window includes:
- a CDS encoding hydantoinase B/oxoprolinase family protein has product MTETGTPALSDPIAMEVFTNRLLAVADEIGTSMIRASFSSNIKERKDCSVALFSADGRLIAQASHIPLHLGSLMGSVGAVLEAYPAERMAEGDVFICNDPYAAGGTHTPDISVVTPVFAGGQLRYFTANIGHHSDVGGTVPGSIHGGATSIFEEGLRLPVMKLFRAGVLDEDLLRMISLNSRSAEERWLDIKVQAAANERGARLMRELAQTLGADKVDALVEDLFAYTAQRLRNRIAEMQDGTASFRSSIESDGVGPVEVPIQANVTVRGDRLIVDFEGTGPQARGGLNVVASALNASVYYVVKTLLDPYLLPNSGMFDGVEISAPEGSILNPRPPAATGARSITCNKVVRALIGAFSQLLPEDRGQAAGQDIVPVMVFSGKRRGRDEGYVYLESIGGGAGARALGNGMDGVHVHITNSSNLPIEPLEIEYDLRVDEYALVDDSSGAGRYRGGMGLARQISAPNGGVTFTARSDGHRDGPPGTKGGTPGRPAKLLKNAGTDHAEELSPMVANLALGPGETVRLETPGGGGFGDPSQRDPAALARDLRDGRISHARAVDLYGAEMVARARPGD; this is encoded by the coding sequence ATGACCGAGACCGGCACACCCGCCCTCTCCGACCCGATCGCCATGGAGGTCTTCACCAACCGCCTGCTCGCGGTCGCCGACGAGATCGGCACCTCGATGATCCGCGCGTCGTTCTCCTCGAACATCAAGGAACGCAAGGACTGCTCGGTGGCGCTGTTCTCGGCCGACGGACGGCTGATCGCGCAGGCCAGCCACATCCCTTTGCACCTCGGCTCGCTCATGGGATCGGTCGGCGCGGTGCTGGAGGCCTACCCCGCCGAGCGCATGGCCGAAGGCGATGTCTTCATCTGCAACGACCCCTACGCGGCCGGCGGCACCCACACGCCCGACATTTCGGTGGTCACGCCGGTCTTCGCTGGCGGGCAGCTGCGCTACTTCACCGCCAACATCGGCCACCATTCGGACGTGGGCGGCACGGTGCCCGGCTCGATCCACGGCGGCGCCACCTCGATCTTCGAGGAAGGTCTGCGCCTGCCGGTGATGAAGCTATTCCGCGCCGGCGTGCTCGACGAGGACCTGCTGCGGATGATCTCGCTGAACTCGCGCTCCGCCGAGGAGCGCTGGCTCGACATCAAGGTCCAGGCGGCAGCGAACGAGCGCGGCGCCCGGCTGATGCGCGAGCTGGCCCAAACGCTGGGCGCCGACAAGGTCGACGCGCTGGTCGAGGACCTGTTCGCCTACACCGCGCAACGCCTGCGCAACCGCATCGCCGAGATGCAGGACGGCACCGCGAGCTTCCGGTCGAGCATCGAGAGCGACGGCGTCGGCCCGGTCGAGGTGCCGATCCAGGCCAATGTGACCGTGCGCGGCGACCGGCTGATCGTGGATTTCGAAGGCACCGGTCCGCAGGCTCGCGGTGGTCTGAACGTCGTGGCCTCAGCGCTCAATGCCTCGGTCTACTACGTGGTGAAGACGCTGCTCGATCCCTACCTGCTGCCGAACTCGGGCATGTTCGACGGGGTCGAGATTTCCGCCCCCGAGGGCAGCATCCTGAACCCGCGTCCGCCCGCCGCGACCGGGGCGCGCTCGATCACCTGCAACAAGGTGGTGCGCGCGCTGATCGGCGCCTTCTCGCAGCTGCTGCCCGAGGATCGCGGACAGGCCGCCGGGCAGGACATCGTGCCGGTCATGGTGTTCTCGGGCAAGCGGCGCGGGCGCGACGAGGGCTATGTCTACCTCGAATCCATCGGCGGCGGCGCGGGGGCCCGGGCGCTCGGCAACGGCATGGACGGGGTGCACGTGCATATCACCAACTCGTCGAACCTGCCGATCGAGCCGCTCGAGATCGAATACGACCTGCGGGTCGACGAATACGCGCTGGTCGATGACAGCTCCGGCGCCGGGCGCTATCGCGGGGGCATGGGGCTGGCGCGGCAGATCTCGGCCCCGAACGGCGGCGTCACATTCACCGCGCGCTCGGACGGCCACCGCGACGGCCCGCCCGGCACCAAGGGCGGCACCCCGGGCCGCCCGGCCAAGCTTCTTAAGAACGCCGGCACCGATCACGCCGAGGAGCTGAGCCCCATGGTCGCCAACCTCGCGCTCGGCCCCGGCGAGACCGTGCGGCTGGAAACCCCCGGCGGCGGCGGTTTCGGAGACCCGTCGCAACGCGATCCGGCGGCCCTGGCCCGCGACCTGCGCGACGGCCGGATCAGCCACGCCCGTGCGGTGGACCTCTACGGCGCCGAGATGGTGGCCCGGGCGCGGCCCGGCGACTGA
- a CDS encoding GntR family transcriptional regulator, which translates to MTNRAAETIFRTLLDRIVAGRMVPGEPLVEQALAEQFGVSRTPVREALHRLAQADLAERGARRAFVVRKMAPEDLSELFEASGEVESALAALAAHRMSEIERRQLQSILAEGHACDDPDAYGAINARFHDAIKTGARNAILAATLDEMSLRTLAWRAANFHSDAGRLATSRAEHRAITEAILAQDAEATRRLMRSHVASSYLVLADVLSRRQATDAPASGVASRRSTEGGAPLPW; encoded by the coding sequence GTGACCAATCGTGCAGCAGAAACCATCTTCCGGACGCTTCTTGACCGTATCGTCGCGGGGCGAATGGTGCCGGGCGAGCCGCTCGTCGAGCAGGCGCTGGCCGAACAGTTCGGGGTCTCGCGGACCCCGGTGCGCGAGGCGCTGCACCGGCTGGCGCAGGCCGATCTCGCCGAACGTGGCGCCCGGCGGGCCTTCGTCGTGCGCAAGATGGCCCCCGAGGACCTGTCCGAGCTCTTCGAGGCCTCGGGCGAGGTCGAGAGCGCGCTTGCCGCACTGGCCGCCCACCGGATGAGCGAGATCGAGCGGCGCCAGCTTCAGAGCATCCTGGCCGAGGGTCACGCCTGCGACGACCCCGACGCCTACGGGGCGATCAACGCGCGCTTTCACGATGCGATCAAGACCGGCGCGCGCAACGCGATCCTCGCGGCGACGCTCGACGAGATGAGCCTGCGCACGCTCGCCTGGCGCGCCGCGAACTTCCATTCCGACGCGGGCCGGCTGGCGACCTCGCGGGCCGAACACCGGGCGATCACGGAGGCCATCCTTGCGCAGGATGCCGAGGCCACCCGCCGGCTGATGCGCAGCCATGTCGCCTCGTCCTACCTCGTGCTTGCAGATGTCCTGTCGCGGCGGCAGGCGACGGATGCGCCCGCGTCCGGGGTGGCGTCGCGCCGTTCGACCGAGGGCGGTGCGCCGCTGCCGTGGTAG